Part of the Virgibacillus necropolis genome, TTTTAAAGTCTAACAAAGCAACCCCTCCTAATGTTTTTCTATCCTAATTTAATTCAACATTCATTCCTAGAATCCCTTTTTTAAAAATTAAATAGTACTTTTTATATGTCTAAAAAAGCATGCTCCATAGCGTCAGTGATTGTTTACTTTAACAAAAAATAATCATCAAGATGAACTTCATCAACGAAATATTATTAGACAGTTCCCTCAACAATAGCCTTTAGATTATCAAACATGAGAGAAAAACCGTGTTCAGTCCCATCTTTAGATTCTACAATTGCTTTTTGAATATCTTCGGCAGTCCAATCTTCTTCATGGGGCACATTAATATTTTGAGTAAAGTTCATCTCACAACCATTTTCAAGCTGTTGAATTTCTATCGTAATGGTATCCTCTAACTCACTGAATTGAGGCATTTTAAAGGTGAAAGCTAATTTGTTCGGCGGATCCATTTGCTTGTATTTTCCAATAGCTCGGTAATCAGTTTCTCCACGATGATCAACATCCTTGTCAGCTACAACAGTAAAGATCTTCTATTCGGGGCAATTTATCTTCAGGTAATTTATCTACTAATACTAATCGATGTAGTTCTTTACGGTCAATCATATTAATTCACCATCTTTTTGTTTATTATATCATGCAGAAAGGGGAACAGTTCAACAATTTCAAATCATCCCCGCGCCCGTTTATAGGCTTTAACTATTCAGTAACATCATAAAATGATATGATTCAACTATTAAATACCTATATCAAATACTTTCTTATGCCTATTAGGGATAAGGCGGTTGAACTACTCAGGAAGTCTATATTAGTAGTCAAAGAAAGACAGGTGATCTTAAAAATGGATATGAAAGACTTTATAAATTTTTGTAAGACAGGCAATCCGATTTCAGGTGAGGACAAAGAACTACATGGGCTATTAACTCAGTGTAGTTTTGAAGCTCAAAGAATTACGATGGAATTGAATACCTCCTATCATTCTAAAGAGGAAATAGTAGAGATTTTTAGTGAACTGACCGGCACTAAAGTTGATCCATCTTTTATGTGTTTTCCGCCATTTTACACAGACTTCGGTAAAAATATCACGATTGGAAAAAACGTATTTTTTAATACAGGATGCTCTTTCCAGGATAGAGGCGGAATTAGTATAGGAAACGGCTGCTTGATCGGGATGAATGTCACGATTGCTACACTTAACCATGGTTTATCTTTAGAAACAAGAAACATAACTTATCCCTCTCCAGTTATACTTGGAGACAATGTATGGATTGGGTCAAGCGCAACAATACTGCCTGGTGTGACGATTGGAGATAATTCTGTTATTGCAGCAGGCGCAGTTGTCACTAAAGATGTCCCAGAGAATACTGTTGTTGCAGGTGTTCCAGCAAAATTTATAAAAAAAGTAAGTAATAATTTAAAGTAATTATGTACATTAAAGTAATAGATTAAAAGCAAAGGAAGGGTTAGAGCTATTCTTCCATTCCCTTTGCTTTGCAAAAATGACCCATTTCATAAAAATAAATCCTTATTCAGGAAGCGCGCCACTTACTGTTCTATTACGATATAAAAACAGAGTAATTACATTTAGAATAATAGTAACGATGAGAAGAACTACTGCGATGAGCACCTTAGCACTCATTGTGTCCATAAGAGCACTCCAATCCTCAATCTTTACCCGATGATAACCATTGAAAATCTGGAAAAATAGCGAAATAGCACAAGCACTGATGCTCATAATGGAAAGACCAACCCAATTACTATGTGTACGGTTTTCATATCGCATAAGGTTAATAACAGGAAGTATCCATCCAATTAGTCCCAGCACGAGGCTGCCGAGATTAAGCCAACCAATCATATCCAATCCCCTTTGTATTTTCATTCTTATTTAACTGCCTACTGGATGAAAAATTTAAATAGTAACTTAATCACACAGTAACTTCGGTAAATTACTTCATATATTTTGCTACTAACTCATAGCATCTTTCTCTTGTGAGACTTCCTTGTGTAGCCACATACTCTAATGATTCCGTCGAACCGCCCTTATACTTTAATGATGCTTCTTTAGCAGCTTTATCTCTATGTTTTATCCAGTCCCGTTGTTCTTTTCTAAATTTATCCATCTGTTCTGTACTTAGCTGTTCTTTTAAAATTCCGTAAATTTCGTTCAATTCAGCATCCCATTTTTTATATCTTTCTGCCTCTTGTTCTTCCATCTCTACTATTGTTGTTTTAGCCTCTGCGTGCTTATCTGCTTCTTCCATTTTATTAAGTTTCTTGAGATATTCTTCTTTATTCATAGCAATATCACTGTCACTATTACTAGACTTCAATGAATCTTCATCATTTGAATCTGTATATGTATTCTCAGTACTGTCTTCTTGTTCATTTATCTGGGTGTCGCTCGTATCTTCAGAAGAGTTTTTCGTTTTATTTTCACCTGTATCTTTTGAGCTTTTATTTAAGGATTCACCATTTGCATTTTGCGGGGGACTGCTATCTGACGACCCGTTGTTTGATTTAGCATTTGACTCCGCAGATGAGTTACTGCATGCAGCCAATGTAACTAATACTACCGTTAACATTACCATTAAGAATTTATGATTATTTTTCATTAAGATACTACCTTTCTCTGTATAATCAGTTCTCATTTAGGAAAAGCGCCTTAATAAATATTTGTCAAATTCCAAATATCATTAGTTCCTGAATTTTTCTGGATCTTCAATTCTTGTTGAAACTATTTCCCCACAATTCAAGCAAAAGGTGTAAATTTTATTTGAACCAACCGATAACTTGTTATCTAATGGTCTTATGTTCATAAAGTCACTACCTTCTACAAATTTATCTCCTTACATTTTGGACACCTTTTTTCATTGGGCACTCACCACTCCTTAACTATAAATAATATTTACTAATTCAGGGTTTTGCGAAGGGATTATAATAAAATTATTTAGACAAAACTTCTATCCAACACTTTACAATCCCTGCAAAAAAACCATCATATTAGACAATCGCGCTCTTTAACAGAAAACCCCTTAACAACTTGAAGCTGTTTGCTTTGTGCATTCATACTTCATCTTCAAAAACTCAAAACGACTTCCATTTGTATCTTGCATGAAGGTCTCAATGGATTCAAAGCCTGTTTTTTTGTAGACCTTTATGGCTCTCTCATTAAAAGTGGCAACCGAAAGCGTTATTTCTTTGGGATTATATTTTGATATTGCATAACTTAGTCCAGCTTTAAAAAAATCTAAACCCATACCCCTTCCAGTTAATTCAGGTTTCATTCCCAACCCAATCTCAACGAAATCGCCTTCATTATCAAAATAAAAGAATCCGATTTCTTCATTACCCTTTTTGACTATATAATATTTATCTCCACGTTCTTGAGGATTCAAAAGTTCAGCTAGATCCTCCTCATCAGCCGCAAAATCATAAAAAGAATATTTCCCTTCATAGTGCCAGTTTGAAGCAATATTTTCTGCTTGCTGTTGTGACATTTCACTAAAAATATACTCCATGATAACTCCTCCAATCATATCTCCAAAACAAATCTGATCTCCCACAATGCGGCCCTATTGTAGAAGACTGCTTTCACCAAAAATCAACCTAATATGTGCAAAAAATGTAAGTTCAAAAACGATGGATTTACAGTTTTAATCATCCAAAGGTTACAAAATGGTATTGGTTGGAACCAATTCCCCCTTAATCATCATATTTCTCCTTCATTTCATCGCCCTTTTCCTCAATTGATTCTTTTAATTTATCCCCTTCTTCTTCAACTGTCTCGAGAAGTGAATTAAATGTCTCTTCAAATGATGCAAGTATTTCCTGACGTTGTTCGATCATGCTAATGACTTCTTCACTTACTTCGTCACCAATCTGCTCATTACCTTCCAAATAATAGACAGCTTCCTTTAGGTTGCTTTCTTCATCATAGGTCAAGTTCATGAAATCCGATCGTTCTCCGTACAATTCGTTCATTTTATCCGATTGTACACTGGATACATCAT contains:
- a CDS encoding SRPBCC family protein: MDPPNKLAFTFKMPQFSELEDTITIEIQQLENGCEMNFTQNINVPHEEDWTAEDIQKAIVESKDGTEHGFSLMFDNLKAIVEGTV
- a CDS encoding lysozyme inhibitor LprI family protein, coding for MRTDYTEKGSILMKNNHKFLMVMLTVVLVTLAACSNSSAESNAKSNNGSSDSSPPQNANGESLNKSSKDTGENKTKNSSEDTSDTQINEQEDSTENTYTDSNDEDSLKSSNSDSDIAMNKEEYLKKLNKMEEADKHAEAKTTIVEMEEQEAERYKKWDAELNEIYGILKEQLSTEQMDKFRKEQRDWIKHRDKAAKEASLKYKGGSTESLEYVATQGSLTRERCYELVAKYMK
- a CDS encoding GNAT family N-acetyltransferase; translated protein: MEYIFSEMSQQQAENIASNWHYEGKYSFYDFAADEEDLAELLNPQERGDKYYIVKKGNEEIGFFYFDNEGDFVEIGLGMKPELTGRGMGLDFFKAGLSYAISKYNPKEITLSVATFNERAIKVYKKTGFESIETFMQDTNGSRFEFLKMKYECTKQTASSC
- a CDS encoding sugar O-acetyltransferase, producing the protein MDMKDFINFCKTGNPISGEDKELHGLLTQCSFEAQRITMELNTSYHSKEEIVEIFSELTGTKVDPSFMCFPPFYTDFGKNITIGKNVFFNTGCSFQDRGGISIGNGCLIGMNVTIATLNHGLSLETRNITYPSPVILGDNVWIGSSATILPGVTIGDNSVIAAGAVVTKDVPENTVVAGVPAKFIKKVSNNLK